The following are from one region of the Nitrospirota bacterium genome:
- a CDS encoding 50S ribosomal protein L28 → MATCTVCGKAKTVGNNVSHANNRTKRWFKPNLQKVKAITSKGPRRVVVCTRCLRSGFVTKAI, encoded by the coding sequence TTGGCAACCTGCACAGTTTGTGGTAAGGCAAAAACCGTTGGGAACAACGTCAGTCATGCGAATAACAGAACCAAGAGATGGTTTAAACCTAACCTTCAGAAAGTAAAAGCTATAACCAGTAAAGGCCCCAGAAGAGTGGTAGTGTGTACAAGGTGTTTACGTTCCGGATTTGTTACAAAAGCGATATAA
- a CDS encoding DUF721 domain-containing protein, giving the protein MITSASLLESLCSDLGIQDGFTLERIKNKWGVVFKGTVADNTRPVFFQSGRLTVDVSSELWLKELHFYRGMMISKLQEFKISEIKFRVRDIPEVIMEENPKSLPKVLKESDKEYIEEITAVINDPELRQRFADCIKKAILSDT; this is encoded by the coding sequence ATGATAACATCCGCCTCTTTGTTGGAGTCTCTTTGTAGTGATCTTGGAATACAGGATGGCTTTACTTTAGAGAGAATAAAAAACAAATGGGGTGTGGTGTTTAAAGGCACTGTTGCCGATAACACACGGCCAGTATTCTTTCAAAGTGGCCGTCTCACTGTAGATGTATCATCGGAGCTTTGGCTTAAAGAGCTGCATTTCTACAGAGGGATGATGATTTCAAAACTACAGGAATTCAAAATAAGTGAAATAAAGTTCCGGGTCAGAGACATTCCTGAAGTTATAATGGAAGAGAACCCAAAAAGCCTGCCAAAAGTTTTAAAAGAAAGCGACAAAGAATACATTGAGGAAATAACCGCCGTAATCAATGACCCTGAACTTAGACAGCGTTTTGCAGACTGTATCAAAAAGGCCATCCTAAGCGATACGTAA